From a region of the Impatiens glandulifera chromosome 4, dImpGla2.1, whole genome shotgun sequence genome:
- the LOC124935026 gene encoding clathrin interactor EPSIN 2-like, with the protein MASSTASELCCLNNSATSELCCLSNPTTIELCSNSSADDNSPVSESSADGNSDVSDNSADNESADDNSADDSSAVDELLTISCLGQIRCAVFLSLTSSSQDSTEKDSQQASQTSPAHLFFNLSLLVILLPAHIVTAIVASQEAFHLLLDLLYASFQKREVNKKVLKVPGIEQKVLDATSNEPWGPHGSLLADIAQASRNYHEYQITMSIIWKRINDTGKNWRHVYKGLTVLEYLVANGSERVIDDIKEHVYQISALSDFQYIDSSGKDQGNNVRKKSQSLVVLVNDKDRIQEARQKAAANREKFRNTSTGNMYRPSTGGYGDRYDEDRYGSRDDDRGGYGGNKDGDGYGRYGESQGRNGDRYGRDSDERYGREDYKDDDNRGRRSFDGQQYSSRSRSSDREKDQSYEGDGQYSSRGNGAKVDDNSQDGRKPDMKYSEQNFNAPPSYEEAVGEVKSPVRSERGGETSAASAPRTFSPPVSEQAAVESVSPALAAASPTFPDPSRDNDDSRFDQFDPRGFAPAPSVSSNGAEIDLLGSLTEAFSSDALAVVPVTAVYAASEADAFSNHGPVPTFAASQSPPTFAASQSPPTFAASQSPPTFAASQPPPTFAASQSPPTFAASQSPPTFTNQGFDDPFGDGPFQAHSSTTTTTSVPTQSQQVISTSSSIPADTYNNNNFETPQNSFSTLPYAATSSVPNVHHPSTESQFLHQEHPISNQDNDILANILPLAGPSFPAPPQMGFPGQGPSGFPVQAQQPTSVNASQGPQSGFNTQNANFYGSHQQPGSTAAQAQYYMGSQPPPPPPVQAQQYSNNPGLLPPQAGVAGPRFQISPQVQSNTPQMSSQVGLSSSTGALVVATPPQPPAAKDKFEPKSAVWADTLSRGLVNLNIYGSKTNPLADIGVDFDAINRKEKRMEKSTATTVAPSLVNMGKAMGSGSGMGRPGSIGVRPPPPSANPMMGPPGMQMGMGMGMQMGMGGRPVQGMAMGNYGGMGMGMNTAGGGMGMGMNTAGGGMGMNTASGGMGMGGYNMMQQQQPTGFPPRSMGGGYNNNNPMMGGGYMPQQQQPYGGGGSYQ; encoded by the exons ATGGCGAGCTCTACTGCTAGCGAACTATGTTGTTTGAACAACTCTGCTACCAGTGAACTCTGTTGTTTAAGCAACCCTACTACCATCGAACTCTGCT CGAACTCTTCAGCTGATGACAACTCTCCTGTTAGCGAGTCTTCGGCTGATGGCAACTCTGATGTTAGCGA CAACTCAGCTGATAACGAGTCTGCTGATGACAACTCTGCTGATGACAGCTCTGCTGTTGACGAACTGCTTACGATCAGTTGTCTAGGGCAGAT AAGGTGCGCTGTCTTTCTTTCTCTGACTTCTTCTTCCCAAGATTCTACAGAGAAAGATAGCCAGCAAGCCAGCCAAACTTCACCTGCCCACCTCTTCTTCAATCTCTCTCTACTCGTCATTCTTCTTCCAGCACACATTGTAACAGCTATTGTGGCATCTCAGGAAGCATTTCATCTCCTCCTTGATCTTCTCTACGCGTCATTCCA AAAAAGAGAGGTAAATAAGAAGGTTCTCAAAGTTCCCGGCATAGAGCAGAAG GTTCTTGATGCTACTAGCAATGAACCTTGGGGACCCCATGGGTCACTTCTTGCTGATATTGCACAGGCTAGCAGAAACTA TCATGAATACCAGATAACTATGTCAATAATATGGAAGCGCATTAATGATACAGGCAAAAATTGGCGGCATGTCTACAAG GGATTGACGGTTCTGGAATATTTGGTAGCCAATGGCTCAGAGCGTGTAATTGATGATATCAAAGAACATGTTTATCAAATATCT GCATTATCAGACTTTCAATACATTGATTCAAGTGGAAAGGACCAAGGAAACAATGTCAGGAAGAAATCTCAGTCTCTTGTGGTCCTAGTTAATGATAAAGACAGAATACAAGAAGCACGTCAGAAAGCAGCTGCTAATAGGGAAAA GTTTCGCAACACGTCAACGGGCAATATGTATAGGCCAAGTACCGGAGGATATGGTGATCGATATGATGAAGATCGTTATGGAAGCAGAGATGATGACCGTGGTGGCTATGGGGGTAATAAAGATGGTGATGGTTATGGTCGATATGGTGAATCACAGGGACGTAATGGGGATCGTTATGGTAGAGATTCTGATGAACGATATGGCAGGGAAGATTATAAGGATGATGATAACCGTGGGAGAAGAAGCTTCGATGGTCAACAGTATAGCTCAAGGAGTAGGAGTTCTGACAGAGAGAAAGATCAATCTTATGAGGGTGATGGTCAATATTCATCAAG AGGAAATGGTGCTAAAGTTGATGATAATTCTCAAGATGGAAG GAAACCTGACATGAAGTATTCAGAGCAAAACTTTAATGCTCCTCCAAGTTACGAGGAAGCTGTGGGTGAAGTAAAAAGCCCTGTTAGGAGCGAAAG GGGTGGAGAAACTTCAGCAGCATCTGCTCCTAGAACATTTAGTCCTCCTGTAAGTGAACAGGCAGCTGTGGAATCCGTCTCTCCAGCTTTAGCTGCTGCTTCTCCCACTTTTCCTGATCCCTCCAGAGATAACGATGATTCTAGATTTGATCAATTTGATCCTCGTGGATTTGCTCCGG CCCCTTCTGTATCCTCAAATGGTGCTGAAATTGACTTGTTGGGTTCTCTCACTGAAGCCTTCTCATCAGATGCATTGGCAGTTGTACCAGTCACAGCGGTATATGCAGCCTCTGAGGCGGATGCCTTTTCAAACCATGGCCCCGTTCCCACATTCGCTGCATCTCAATCACCACCTACATTCGCTGCATCTCAATCACCACCTACATTCGCCGCATCTCAATCGCCACCTACATTCGCCGCATCTCAACCGCCACCTACATTCGCCGCATCTCAATCGCCACCTACATTCGCTGCATCTCAATCCCCACCTACATTCACAAATCAG GGTTTTGATGATCCATTTGGTGACGGTCCATTTCAAGCTCATTCATCTACTACTACTACAACATCTGTACCAACTCAATCCCAGCAAGTGATTTCCACATCATCTTCCATTCCTGCTgatacttataataataataattttgaaacacCCCAGAACTCATTTTCCACCTTACCTTATGCTGCTACATCTAGTGTTCCCAATGTTCATCACCCTTCTACGGAATCACAATTCTTGCATCAAGAACATCCTATTTCCAATCAGGATAATGATATTTTGGCAAATATTCTCCCATTGGCTGGACCTTCATTTCCCGCTCCTCCACAGATGGGGTTCCCCGGGCAGGGACCCAGTGGCTTTCCAGTTCAGGCACAACAACCTACAAGTGTTAATGCATCTCAAGGTCCTCAATCTGGTTTTAACACTCAGAATGCCAACTTTTATGGGAGCCACCAACAGCCAGGATCTACAGCTGCACAAGCTCAATACTACATGGGTTCAcaacctcctcctcctcctcctgtACAAGCTCAACAGTATAGCAATAATCCAGGTTTATTACCTCCACAAGCAGGAGTAGCAGGTCCTAGATTTCAAATATCTCCTCAAGTACAATCAAACACTCCTCAAATGTCTTCACAAGTGGGTTTATCTTCTTCTACTGGAGCTCTTGTTGTAGCCACCCCACCACAACCACCCGCTGCAAAGGACAAATTTGAGCCCAAGTCTGCAGTTTGGGCTGATACCCTTAGTCGGGGGTTGGTCAATTTGAACATATACGGAT CTAAAACAAATCCGTTAGCGGATATTGGAGTTGATTTTGATGCTATAAATAGAAAGGAGAAAAGGATGGAGAAATCTACAGCAACAACAGTTGCGCCTTCATTGGTTAACATGGGGAAAGCTATGGGATCTGGTTCTGGAATGGGACGACCTGGTTCAATTGGTGTTAGACCTCCTCCTCCATCAGCAAACCCTATGATGGGTCCTCCAGGAATGCAAATGGGAATGGGAATGGGAATGCAAATGGGAATGGGTGGAAGGCCAGTACAGGGCATGGCTATGGGGAACTATGGTGGAATGGGAATGGGAATGAATACCGCCGGTGGTGGAATGGGAATGGGAATGAATACCGCTGGTGGTGGAATGGGAATGAATACAGCTAGTGGTGGAATGGGAATGGGAGGCTATAATATGatgcaacaacaacaaccaactGGATTCCCACCTAGATCAATGGGTGGTgggtataataataataatcccaTGATGGGTGGTGGTTATATGCCTCAACAACAACAGCCTTATGGTGGTGGTGGAAGTTATCAATAA